Within the Vigna angularis cultivar LongXiaoDou No.4 chromosome 10, ASM1680809v1, whole genome shotgun sequence genome, the region atttttcaaaaagaTGAACCATAACATGAACCCTATGTTCAAAATAAGCTAAACAAATTAggttagaaataaaataatcttaaaccTTTTGAAgctacttatttttaattataaaatgaacaGATCGCATCAGATTCACAGATGAGATCTGTAGGCAGTAGACAAAGCTGGCACTTGCAAGATGAAAACTCATGAAACTTAATAAATTccaattagaaaataaaatactaaacaTAGAAAATCACAAGAACTGCTAAAAccataagaataataataataatataataatatataaatagtaataatgGTGACATGAATATCAATAAAGTTGTCTATAATCttgcattataaaaaaaatgatgagcgAAAGCTGACAAGGAAGAAACTACTCCAATGAAAAGAAAAGTCCGCAAGTTTTAAAGGGTATTAGATTGGATCACTTGGCAGCCCCATTGGCTTGCTTTGAAGAAGTTTGTTCAGAGGTGTTGTTGTTAAGCTCATCCCAAGCTTCAATCCAAGTGACCATGGCATCTGCAAGCTTGTTGAAGTAGGGATCAACAGCACCAAGCTTCTCTTTCACTTGCTTCGAAAGTTCAATGTAGCATTTTTGGACAGAGGTGCAGTCTTTTGGGAGGGTGGCACTTTGGAAAAAGGGAATGATCTCTTCTTGCCAGAAGATGCCTTTGTACTCCTTTTTCAGATTCACAAATGGGTTGCTTGCTTTGCTGTGCCATATGTATGGAAGCCCCGTCTTCACTCCCAACCCCAAATGGTCACAGATAACCTGCAATTCCATGCAACAGTTCAAACAAATGTGCTTAATATAGCTAGAAATCGTTTTCTGACATATGTACGACACTGTTCTAATTCATATAACATTGTCACATTGGTGATAGCACATTCGTAACCTTTGTCTCATTGATTCAGGGTTGATAACAGAAAAAAGGACTAGTGACTGGTATACCTTAACACACCAACCAGCCCACATATCATCGTATCGTCCGATAGGTTGACCATCTCCCATGAGTCCAAAGTACATTGCAGGTCCAATCAGCTCACGATCGAAGGCCAGATTCATACCACACATAGGGAACAATGTTCCTTTAGGAATGGTAAGAACAGCATCAACATACCTGAAATATACACTCACTAATTTAGCTAGGCCATTAACATCTAAGTATGAACTTGATAGCAATACATGAACAGCATGAATTTTGTACATTGTCCTATGATTTAAAATTGTTCCATGTATCAAAACTGAACTGTAAAATGGCGTAGCAGGTACCTGGTGTTCCTCTCTCGGGGTTTGACAAGCTGTGTTGGTGCATCATAATCAGGTATGTTGAGCCAGAGACCGTGAGAAACAGCAGTGGGGGCACCCTCACGAAGACTGAAAGGGTATCCACGGACGAAATCAGCACCTTCTCTATAAGGATCATAAAGGGTGTTGAAGAAAAATGGAGTGGCTGGACTTAGCAGATTCTTAATGTGCTGTTCGAGTGCATTGATATCTTTTCCAGAAGGGTCCTTAGCAACCTACACATGAAAATAGGAGATACTCAGAAAAAAAATGGCTACAAGTTGTATTGAACATAGTACATTCCTGGACCAAAGACAGTCAAAGGCTTTACTGACAGCAGTAACCAAACAAGAGTCAATGTTTCAATCCTTGTTTGAAATTCAGATTCATAGAAAAAGGAAACAGAGACAATAAGATCCACCCTCAATTTGAATGGCAATCATTCTGTCTCCCAATGCCAacaaaaaaggtaaaagaaaaaagaatggaTAATTAGGGTTGAAATGATTCAAAAATATTAGGAGGGAAATATTTCCACATTTGTTCACATTATTCTTTGCCCCATAGTCATTaacaaaaacacaaactaaTGACAACAGTTTGTAGATCTAGTTGTATTCgcttaaaaatcaatttttaagttacaaaaatgtcataaaAAACCCGACTATTTAATTGGAGTTATAACGACCAAATAAATTCACTCTATtgcattaattaaaaataaaataaaatagataaaatgggtaaataaataaataaaaagatcatCAATTCAAAGGAAAATCAATTTCAGATCAAATTCGAGTGATTTCCAGCCTCAAATAAACCATCACTTAAAATATTTCCATTCGAAACCATCACTTAAAATATTTCCATTCGAAACCATCATTACTATCCAAAAACACTCGAAACATTATAACAATTAAAACGGGTAAAAAGAGCTTATTGATTCAAATGAAATCCTATTCACCCAAATCCAAGTAAACTATTCTCATAGAATCATACCAATTTTCAAGAATCAGTCATTCTAGATCCGAACACACCCCAGTCTCAAACGAGAGAACAACCAAATAAGGAACCTCTAACAACAATTGAAAACAACAGATCGTAAATGCCACATgcacacacatacacaaacTAATAACAAATCACGAATGCTTAAAACAAATGGAAAAACAACAACCATTTAGTCAACAGATCAAATCCGTACTTAGATCTAGCCCCGTTTCAAAACCCCACCAAACCCTCGTTAAGAACGCACTAAAAAACCAAATAACTGAAATCAATCAACCGTAAGAATAGGAAACAACATCCACAGCAAAAGGAAAAGACGTTAAGAATCCCCATACCATCAGAAAACGCGAATGCAAGCCCCAACTTATACCCAAACCCACAATTTTCCAAGTCAAAAGGCACAAAATCTCAGGAAGCAGAATTCCCGACCCATCAGAAAATCCACCACAAGCTTTCAACTTTAAGTCAAACCCACATTCTTTCAAGtccaaaattaaaaaccaaCTTAAAGAAATCCACTATAAAACTAAATCAAGAAGCATAATTCCCAACCCATCAGAAAACCCACAAGCAAGCACACAACTTTAACTCAAATTCACGTTTCACAGGCAAAGAAAGTATAAGAATCAAAAGATCCGGAGATGGGTAGGTTATAATTACGAAGCAATCGTCGTCGATGGTGTAGATGTACTTCTTCTTGGAGACCATGTAGCCGAAGCAGCGACAAGCAGAGTCCTTGAAGGAGATGCAATTGGCCTTGGGGCCCAAGATCCTGTTGATATCGTTGCGATTGTAGAGCTCGTAGTCAAAGCCTTCGGGGACTTTGATGATCTTATTGGGATCACCATCCTGAACGATGATGAGGTGGTACTGCTCGAAGAATGGCCGCCACATCTCGAGGAAGTCGAGGTTTCGGATCGTGGGGATCACGATGTCGAGCTCGTCCTTCAGCAGAGGAACGGGTTTGGGAGAAGGGTCAGCCATTGGAGAGGAAAGgtaagagaaggaagaaagatgGAGAGAGTGTCGAGTTTTCAACGCAGAAAATGTGAATCTGTGTCTAATTGTGTGAGGTGTGTGGGAATGAATATATAAGGGAAAATGTTAAGCGGtggtgtttgaaaaaaaaaacggaaaaaaaattaatataattaattagaatATGGAGCCATTAGTCGACGgatttccatttttatttttatttttacttttacatcTCACTTTCAGTTTTTTTCctttctaaagaaaaaaaataatatcttgtAAAATCTTTGAGCCAAATCAGAATAGTTAGCATAATGCTCCattggaaagagaaaaaaaaagaatagaaagaaatgaatgaaaaataagagaagaaataaggaaaaaataaagaatattggattgaagataattgaagaaaaacatattttgtttaattttattgtgattactttatttatttattactataattattatattttttatactatgaAGTTGAAAAAGCAAATCCTCAATTTATCGTAGGTTCTTTGTAATAGACCATGGGAGACTATTGTccttcaatatatataataattaattatgatgcCTGTTTACATcttttgtgaaaataaatttgtgattcaataaatataaaaaagtattttgcaatataagaatgaaaataataaatttgtgtaGATTGTTGAGGCTTAATCAAAGAGTTTGTAAATAAAAGATTGGGAAAAAAAATTCGTAAAACAGTTTGAAGTAATTGTATTGTTTTATTTGGTCTCGTAAAGTATGAGACttatttctatttcatttttaatataaagataCTTTtgttcatttaataaattattaagtcAATAtcgattttaattttttatgccaatcaaatcattttataaattttataattatttcttgtaattttgtaattttttttaattcaaataattactattttaacttatttcttttattttgttattcttaactattcattttataattcaaagtgtaaatgataataattttaagtatatttatagtgagactattttaattttttaaagaccttttttagttttttattttaatttatcatatatatatatatatatatataattaaattttaatagtttttgagaaaattattggtagtcaaaaataattttgtattaaaatttagattactcataaatttaaaataactcaagtctaaaaataattttgtattaaaatattgattatttattataaatttgaaattaaagtgAACTTGGAGTTATTTATAAggctattaaaaaaatataataaatcattaaatgttgcttaaataaatataattagttgCATAAACAAAGATTGTTAAAGATGACAATatgcattaaataaaataaattaatgaagaaaaagtCTTAAACTAAATAGTAATACTTACATATTAGTTGAACacaaaaaatttacaatttttaaacaattgttaatatatatatatatatatatatatatatatatatatatatatataataaaatggtTGAATTGTAttctttacattttttacattttttaaaatgtttaaatataaaagtaagttttaaaatattttaaaaaaatagatcaAAGATAGAAGAAATGACACCTAGTTTATCTTAATGATTAAAAGTTATCTAGATTTTGATATCATGACCAAGTTTCAATACCTCAGAAagattaagtattttttaaccGTTACTTCCAGAGTTTTAGTggttttaattcaaatattctttttttacttgtttCTCTATACAACAAGTATTCTTTAGTTCATAATTTATGCAAAATTTTATACATTTCCGaagatttaagaattttttttgctaattaaactatttatataagatgaataagaaattttgtatcTGTTTGAATACTCACAAGTAACACTTCTAAAGTATCACAAATTTTTGTATACTTTTCAAAACATTGAACTAGGTAAAgttatttagtttattaaagATAACTATTATAAGACATTATGACTTTGCACCAACATTAAGGTTTTgtcaaaataaagaaagtaattGGCATCCATTAAATGTCATATAATGTATTATACATACTTGTTTCCTAGATAAATCAATTTACTAATccatttaaaatttgaaattcaagaGTATGAACAAACACTTCTTCCTCACATGCACTTTTATAACATTATGCAAAATCAATGTCACATAACCCTTGTCACCACACCTAACAAGTTGTCTAATGAGACATAACCAGTAAAGTCATCTACTGGTACCATGACCCATAAGATTAATTAGTATTAAGCGCTGAAGAATTGATTATATGAGCATGACAGTATGTAGCTTTTGATGAtgacaaaatttataataaaacaaaaaagataagTCAATATAACAATTAGTGTAGCATATAAGCCCCAACAAGCGGCATACAAGCCTCAATATGCAACATATAGACTTCGACAAGCTGCATATGATCCTCAATAGACATCATATAGACCTAGGCAAGCGACATATAACTCTCGATAGGCAGTATATAAGTCTCGCCAAGCGGTATAGAAGTCTTGGTAGATAGCATATAGACCTCGATAAGTGACATAATCTTGGTAGGCAACATATAAGCCTCAACAAGTAACCTATAGTATATTATGTACTAAACTATCCTAGGATGAGATCAAGGTTGATATGGTCGAAGGGTAAGTACAAAgattattaaaacttttatattgatttattaaaTAACTTCATGCTAGACACCattgtcatttttattaataaaataaaaattaagaaagataaagaaaagaaaacattaggGACCACACCAAACCCTAATAAAATTACATCGTACTTATAGTAAATAAGAAAactattattgaaaaaaaaaactcatgatTCACTGTGTGAAAATTATTTCATACTTTGAacttcatatattaaaaataaaggcAAATTTCTCAttacattataaaatttatcattagtCAATTCTCTCAATTCAAAACagacattttatttttagatgtGATTGCTTTGAAGGATTTAATATTAGCTTTTTTTTGCCACCCCTAATAGGTTTTCTTATACTTTAAATCGACTCATCCTCATTAAACATAGTAGTCCATTtagaagttatttttaattattccaCAAAAGAGTTTCCTTAAACATCAAAGGATCAAAAACTGTCGTTAAACTACTATGAGTTGAATTTAATTAACTCAGCAAACTATTGACAATAAAAATGACATATTCCAAAAGAGGTATATTAACATGAAAGGTGTAAACATTGCCTCGGAGAAAGATTCAATAAAATAGATATAGATATTATGTGAATATACAAACTACTTACTTATGaacaaaataacttataaaactTCACTAtttcttgaaaatattatatatatatatatatatatatatatatatatatatatatatatatatatatatatatatatatatatatatatatatatatatatacacacacacgcATAAGTTTTAAGATATATTGTTTATCtctttcaatatataaaaaacaacgcataaaaaaacacaaataaggtatatttataaataagcttgatgattaaaatttaactatttgttattttaaacaTTCACTTTTATATACACTTTAAATTTTGTGtatgatattgttttttttaagaaatttttatataatcgTGATTTCCATTAGATCATActtaattgtgtttttgtttgaatGAAGATCACtataaatttctaaattaagctaaaaatatttttaacaataaagaTTTGGACAACATTTGGATAGACACTAAGATGCAAGAAGTCAATTACGTTTGAACCTATTATTTTGTTTCCCATCCTTAATGTAGTGTGACCTTAAACACAAGGTTGAAAATGTTGTTACAGAACCTTTTATTGAGCCATGATTTTGTTCTTTTACCAAAAAGGAAAACGTTATCGTTCTATACGATTCTTCATTTGATTAGCTTTCTATGTGTGACAAGTATCCCactttataatttgttttcaaatgGAGACCAAAGTCCAAAAGAGGGACAGAATCATTAACACACCACACTGTTTTTCGGtatctatatttttatagtatatattttattttttatttactaaatttgATTGCTgattttaattatcaaaatgTATTTGTGATTGTCAACTAGGTAGGAGAATGCgggtttgattattttttttatcttgaaatataaattcatcATAATCTTCATTCTCAAATATAAAGATTATTAAATTTTCCcgtttctttattattttaaatattaattatttttttataaaaaataaaatttacaataaaaaaataagatatattaccaagtatataatattatcaaatatacattttgttttatctagtatcaaaacaaaaattaaaattgtataaaaatcaaataaaaatatcaaataacaattgaataaaaatgaaataaatacaaaaaaatgataaaatacgtgtcttaaataaataagttatgaaactaagtcttaagaaaaataatataacttttttatattacataataaattcaatgtgttttaaaaatttaaaatggaaaTACATACTAAAAATGATACGAGTCGTGGAACAAGTACAAGGATAAGGATGagattatatatattcatatacaaTCAATATGATAATAAGCCGTTACAGTGATcaatctttaataaatattttgaggtataaaatagatgttttaaacttttatgagtgctaattatataaaatatattaaaataaaaaaataataattttatgtatatgTTAATTTACATGtatgaaaaaaagagaaaaaagaattgGCCCCTCTCAATGTGAAATCAGATCCAAATATTATGAGTTGATTTGTTATTCTTATTTTGTAGAtcttaaaaatgagaaaaaaatgatttgagcaacttaaatataaataaattgtattgttttttTGTAAACAAAATTGAGAGAGGTAGAAAGAAGATGTGAGTTGAAAATTTAATAAGGGAGAGGAAAACACATGAAAGAAAGTGATTGATGAAATATAAAGTGAGGAAAGAAGAAAGTTATGATTGAAAGGTGGATGTGTCCCACTTGGGTGGTGGCCGAAATTGAAAATGGGAAACAACAAAccctaaattattattattattattattattatttttttattttattttattattattattttattattattttgattgtgAGTATAAACTTGTGATGGGATTTGCTGGCACCCCTATCATGCATGGCGTAAAACTGTGTTGGCACGCCATGACAGCCTACATTATGgaataaacaaaaactaattGAAAGAGTTGTGCCTATAGAATATGCTTCTCATTTTTGCACGTAGTTTTCACGTTCACAGACACTTAAAACTTATAATGTCGTTTTATGTTGTCTCCATATGCTACattctttactttttaataGTGAGAATAGTTTAAGTTTGAAAGCTCCAAAATTCTCTCACATACATTATTAAAAGGAGGAGTCCAGGACAATGACcctttcatatatatttcatttactttctctttaaaaataaattttaaattatgtaattatttgtaagtcacctttttgtaaaaatatttttaaattatctagAAATCACTTTTAGCTTTTTTATGGagcaattttaaaatatttttttaattatacaattcaattctttatttttatttttttacttttagattGCACAACTTGAAAATTCTTTTGTCTTGAATTGTACAAACTCTTTTTCCTATACAACAAGTTCTTGAATTGCATAATTTAGaagttattttttcatttaaaaaaaactcatattatttaattcaacAGTGTCTTCTAAATCACACAATCCAAAAGTCGTTTTTCATTTAAGTAATTTGATCTTTTAACCATCCAATATGGAGAGCACATGGAAAGTGCAAAAAGAAACTACCAATCTTATTATAATGATTCGTAACTCGTGAGAGAAATATTATAAGGAATTTaagtatgaaattaaaaaaatcatacattaa harbors:
- the LOC108335952 gene encoding probable UDP-arabinopyranose mutase 1, producing MADPSPKPVPLLKDELDIVIPTIRNLDFLEMWRPFFEQYHLIIVQDGDPNKIIKVPEGFDYELYNRNDINRILGPKANCISFKDSACRCFGYMVSKKKYIYTIDDDCFVAKDPSGKDINALEQHIKNLLSPATPFFFNTLYDPYREGADFVRGYPFSLREGAPTAVSHGLWLNIPDYDAPTQLVKPRERNTRYVDAVLTIPKGTLFPMCGMNLAFDRELIGPAMYFGLMGDGQPIGRYDDMWAGWCVKVICDHLGLGVKTGLPYIWHSKASNPFVNLKKEYKGIFWQEEIIPFFQSATLPKDCTSVQKCYIELSKQVKEKLGAVDPYFNKLADAMVTWIEAWDELNNNTSEQTSSKQANGAAK